The window ATTCAAGTGATATTTACGAGttatttcaacaaaaaaaataacattcaACAGCACCCATGCCGGAAAAGTACAAGCAGACGAAACGAGCGAAACCGCGAGGCGTCTCCAATCGGAATCGGGGCCTCCAGTATCTCCGGCAGCATGCCACCGAGGGTGTGCTCTACTTCGCCGACGACGACAACACCTACGACATTAGCATATTCGAACAGGTAGGTAGGACATACTAAACAGGTACACCCAGTACATGAGTAATGGTGATTAAGGGTCAATAAGGCGCCCGCCATTCGTATCAATTAGAGTGCCATTAGTCGGTCTCTCTAAATTAAAGATACTTTCATACTCTGAAAGTTATGAAAGTTTAAAGTTAAGATCTCAAATATGATTTATCTTCATCTAGATGCGGTATATCAACAAGGTGGCCATGTGGCCAGTGGGCTTGGTAACAAAAACTGGTGTTAGTAGCCCCATAATTCAGAACGGGAAGCTAGTTGGCTTCTATGATGGCTGGATCGGAGGACGCAAATACCCTGTCGATATGGCAGGGTTCGCGGTTAGCGTCAAGTTCTTGAAGGAACGACCCAAAGCGGAGATGCCCTTCAAGCCAGGATACGAGGAGGATGGATTTTTGCGGAGCCTGGCGCCGCTGGACAATTCCGAAATTGAATTGTTGGCCGATGAGTGTCGAGATGTAAGtgatattaaattattttaagaattaattgttaatatttaatattttaaccaACAGGTCCTCACGTGGCATACGCAGACCAAGAAGAATGCACCAGCGCAGGCGCTCAATAGAACGCGATACCGCGATACAAACCTGGAGTTTATAGACAAGCTGCTGGTGCGCCCGTAGGAGTATTTACTGTAGTTAGCTAGGCTAGGTTAGGCTTAGCTAGGAGCTTACTTGATGGGGAGGGCCAGGGCGTCTGGCGGTGCCTCTGGCGGGTTGTACAGGTATAACCTGGAGCGCATTTTTGATCAGATCAGCCGGCAGTGTATATTTGGTGGtaacaactaaaaaaaataataattaggCTCTAAGCGCACAAACCTCTATGATAATTGATAATTGATATTGCACCGTAGACTTTGTTTGACCCCAAAAAACGGCTTTATCGTAACCTTTACATTCGTAATTCATACCTTAAGTAACATATTGTATCATATCGCAACGTCCTCGACTtgtttgtaaatattattaatcGCAATTCTTGCGTTAAGTTTAGATATAAATTATAGCTTGTGCTTTAAGTTTAGGTTGAACCAGATAAGAGGATGGATTTCCAAGCCAGCAACGAATCGCATCGGATGTTCCTAGACCAAAGAAATAACCAAATGAATCTATCCCCAGGGAAATTGCAATTACCCGGTTGAAGTCAAGGCCAGGAATACCACATCAACAATCAATTAGGGCAAGGTgtcaaaaaatacaaaaaacacaaaaacaaaaacagagaatataaaaacaaaagttatTTTGCCAAGTACTCCGGGCCCCAATGCTCTTCAATAATTCATGACGACATATGGATTTTCGAGGTAGAGAGATAAAATGTAGCACGGATGAACACCATGCCCCGCCGAATCGCGTGCCACACCAGACCGGCACGCCACCTGGTAGGACGTGGTTGTAAGCCTTGTAATAGGACTGAATGGCTCAAAAATTTTCGGCGAATTCGGCAATAATCAATTCCATTCCCAGGACACTAAACGATCCTTGATTGAACGGAAAACTATCTGAAGGCCTGCGATTTTTTTGCGTATTATTTCCGCAAATGGGTTTCCACGCAACAATTTTATTGTCACTACTCATAAGTTACGCTAACACTAAGTTAAGTTTGTGAAAAggtttatatatattcaaGTTATGAACTGCACTGAAATCGCCTACATGTAAATACTAATCACagaatattatatatattgtaacCAAACTTTTACACGTCCcgcaaaaaaaatgaaaaaaaatttgcaaaaGTGAAATGCGCAAGTGAGGAGGAGGAATGGAAAGGAAACTATGACAAATGGTATTACGAAATTTATACAATTTATACAattgaatatattatatataatgaAATATGAATAAGCCGCAAAGCAATTAGTTAGGTACTTACAAAATCTTACGAGAATAAACCAAGAAGAATAAatcaacaaattattgaatctttaaaagaaaatcaaCTTTTTCAAAGAATATATCTCAAATGTTTCACCCAGAATACTAACGATAATGAAAGATATGTCTAAAACCTATTCTCTTattcaaataaattacaaCATACAATGTTTAAACCTGGCAGGACTTAAAGCAAGGAACTTCAATCATTTTGTaagcaaaaaaccaaaatacaaataacattcaataaaaaagataaacttttcttaacaattttcaaaacaaatgTAGttattttttaccttttaaTCCCCTTTTTAAAGACATAATTTGGTGTTTGACATTACAGTTTATATTTAAGATTAACAAAGAGTTTTGACAATATTTTAGCAGAGTGCGGCTTGGGGTTATATCGATGCATGTTGGTGATCTAGGAACAATCGAATCTAGTGGCTTCAGGCGGCAGCATCAATCAACTGGTTTAGAGTCCTGCAGTCGCTCGGCTCGTAAAGAGAGGCCATATCCTGGCAGATTTATGGATGGTACTTCTACATATATATGTTACTGTAGTAACTTTTCAAAAATCTGCCCTAGCTGGTTCGCATTCGATCAGATACTTTGAATATTTTACGTGTATTTACCATCGCTGTTTGGATTCCATCGTTATTGATATTTAATCACTAATATATCTTTTTACAGCAACAGTAGAATTCGACTACGAGTAGTGCTCGTGCTCTATTTAGTTTTGAATCTGGTGCAAAATCTAAAAAAGCTTACATATCATGGCACTATTCTATGAATACTATAAACTCTATTCAACTGCTTGGTCTCTCGTTGAAAATCTATTACAAATATGTTaagttttaatttgatttggtTTGGTATTTGGCTTAAAATACTTATGTTTTTGAGGCCTGTCTTAATTATTTCAGAGAGAAGTGTATTTCGATTCTAAAAAGCGTTTTTTGGGTTTATTTGCCTACATTTTGTTCGCACTACTTGGAAATTTTGGAACTTACTTGATTGGGTTGCGTTGAGAATGGAATAGAAACCGTCTATATCTTCCAGTTTATATTCTTTGGTGCATTGGTCATTCGCCAAGAAAGTCGATTTATATCATAGATCAAGAGACAACATAACAAGCTTACATGCTATAAAGCTTATTTTTTTGGAGGAATTCAAATAATGCCACAATAATGGATTGAGTACCAaatactaacaaaaaaaaaattatttaagcctttgggaagttttttttagtCTGAAATGAAACAGGGCCTAGCCAATCTAACCGGAAATCTTCTTAACCAAATCAAATGCTATATTTCTGATCTGATCCGACCTGATCTGTATAaggaaaaagcaaaaaaaaaaaaagatcatTATAGGTATATCTCTTGGGCCAGAGTATGAATCGCTCTAACTTTAGCAAAGGATGTCCTTTCATGGATCAAAGGACACAATCATTTAATCGGCTCCTGCATTCTACTGTGTGGTACTAAAAAGATAACTCAACATCGATGGCTGCACGTGAAAGCTTATAGTTGCCTCTTCCCACTTGGTATGAATCAGACGCTGCAACGGCGTGTTGAGCGTTGACTCCTCCTTGGCGACCACATCGTTACCACCGCTAGCGCCACTAGCAGCACCACCAACACCGCCGCTAGCGCCACCCACACCGCCGCCGGCAGCAGCACCTCCACCGGATCCGGTTGCTGGCGCCACGCCAACCACCAAGGTCTCCGCATCCTTGGCCGGCTTCCCGGACATCGAGGTACTCTCCGGCGTGATTGGTTGCCGCTCCAACATGACCAATGCCTGTTCGTTGTACGTGCGATTATCGATGGTCATCTGGATCTGGTGTCCGGAGCAGCTATAATAATTCACATCAAATCTCGATTCGGCATGATAGTTTCGCAACAGATCCGGATTCTTATTAAAAATCACTCCATAGTGTCCCGTACAGCTCGTAATCCAAATGGGATAGTTGGGCGTCTTCAGGCGAGAGCCTGGCTGGCGAGATTGATTTACGGCAGCCTGGATGGgggaataaataaaaacaggaAGCTGGAGAAAGTAGTAGCTTTCACTTACACTGGCTGACTCAATGTCCCAGAGCAAAAGACCGATCATGCAGCGCTTGAGGACTCCATACTGTGGCACTGCCTTGAAAGACAAGGAAATATCTCAATGGGAATTAGAGAATCCTAAGGTTAGTAATATTTAGGTACACCCCACAATTTTGGATACACACATAGCTACTCTCATCGCCTACGTTGATGACCCCATTATGGATGTAGGGCGTGGCACGGCCCGTCAGCAGCAGGGTCACAATCATGAGGGAGCCCTCCTCGTGGTTACTCGACGTCAGGGGCGTGCCTTTTGAGGAGTCCAGATCCGTGCGTACTCTGGAAAGCATTTTAAAGTagtttttttcgaaaatagaTAATTTAATAATGGATTGCAGATTGTCTTGAAATGACTACCGATTGGGGGTTTAACAATTGAATTAAATCTTACTTTCCCATGGATCGCGTTAGGACGGCGCTATAAAGAAACAGCAGAGTGCCGGGGGTCTCCTCTTCTGTAAACTTTTAAAAGGGTTAAAGGCAAAACTTTTCGAttaaatcgatctacaaagtGCTTATATTTCTGTTACAATCTTACGTATTTGAAATTCCTCTTCAAAAAGAACTCCAACTCCTCATTGGGCGACAGGTTAAAGACATAGAGCTGCAATGAATTATGAGTTATGGAACAAAATAGGGATATTGAAagatattttaaaagaaacctGTTTTTTAAAACGAAGAACAGAATATATGGATGATGaaactattaaataaaaattaaataaataaataaattacctTCTCAGTGACCGAATCATGGAAATAACAGGCATTATGGTCCACGAACACCTCATCCTCCGACGGCAACACAATGGTGACCTTGCCCTTGTCGGAAATGGTGCGCAGGATCTCCAGCAGTGCGCAGAACAGTGCCTCCCGCTGCATTTCAGCGGTGGCCAGAAGCGGACTGCAGAAACGGAAACACACAATTACACTGATGCCAAACCGGAAATGGCACCGGAAACAGATACGCACTCGGTCATCGATGCGGCGCGACTGGTCTTCCGGGCGAAGAGCAAATACTTGAGAACGAATCCCTGGACGACGGATAACAGGCCGCGGGTGGCGTTTCGGGGTGAACGTAGCCCGTAGGCCAGTTCCTCCTTGGGTGCTCCAAAGACAAAGGATGTCTGCAGCCATTCGGCGCGCATGGGTATGGCCGAGGTACCGAACACCAGAtttcgtatatccttgaaAGGGGTATTGGGAAAGTCCTGGGGATCAGATCGCGTCTAGCGGCGGGAGAGTCTAATTACCGTGGCCAATTCGGCGGTTATGGGCGTACCGCCCTGCGTGATGAAGTCTTTGTTCATTTCTCTAATTGGGTACTAAGTTCCGTTTCCGTTCGAGACCTTTGCTCCACTCTGCGACTCGTTGGCGAATGATTTCTCGGCGTGCACGGTTCTAAATTCCGACTCGGGGCCAGAGCTGGGATTGATTTGGTTTGAAGGGAATGTAATAGGATGGAAATGGTTGAGAGAGGGGGTGGGTAAGGAACTGAGGTGAAGGCAGACAGCCGCCATTTCAGTCAGCCAGCTCGGAGGCATTTCACACTTCAGCAtggatttttaatttcatatttAGCCGTGGGCGCACAGGGCGTATGCGCAACTAAACAGAAGCTAGTAAGGTGCACCTCacgacaacaacaaacagGTACGATGGTCGGAAATGGAATACTATTAATGGGAAATAAAAtactattaataaataaattctctTTTTAAGAAAGCATGTTTATTGTGAGAATAATCGTTTTCTTAAAGCTTTGGTTGCCAAACCAAGTACCCAATACCTCAAATAGAAAGACTTCAAGGAATATACTCATTATTCCTAGGGACATAGGACTAGGATAAGTATATTATACCACTGTGCTGGGCCTCAGGCTTTGGCTGAGAGGGTCGTCGCTGTCTGTCAGTCAGCGAAAGTAActttaaatgaaattgaattgaatttagTTCTGTGTGCGGCACACGAAACTCGATGTATGTGGCACAAGAAGTGAAAGTGTTACGAGACGGATACCCCCAAAGATTGGAGTTGGGCCAGGAAGTGACTCTTGGA of the Drosophila ananassae strain 14024-0371.13 chromosome 2R, ASM1763931v2, whole genome shotgun sequence genome contains:
- the LOC6507194 gene encoding galactosylgalactosylxylosylprotein 3-beta-glucuronosyltransferase P isoform X3, with translation MKLTYSNLGGSGNGIGIGNGNGNGSKMSLGKSIKMYLTIFIATTCIYMVLYQYHISQEPFAGSEVVKPPLYIITPTYRRPEQTAELTRLGYTLKHVANLLWLVIEDANKTNPLVAHTLDRIGVPYEYMVAPMPEKYKQTKRAKPRGVSNRNRGLQYLRQHATEGVLYFADDDNTYDISIFEQMRYINKVAMWPVGLVTKTGVSSPIIQNGKLVGFYDGWIGGRKYPVDMAGFAVSVKFLKERPKAEMPFKPGYEEDGFLRSLAPLDNSEIELLADECRDVLTWHTQTKKNAPAQALNRTRYRDTNLEFIDKLLVRP
- the LOC6507194 gene encoding galactosylgalactosylxylosylprotein 3-beta-glucuronosyltransferase P isoform X2: MKLTYSNLGGSGNGIGIGNGNGNGSKMSLGKSIKMYLTIFIATTCIYMVLYQYHISQEPFAGSEVVKPVAWGVVGRFVCQQWTICKPPLYIITPTYRRPEQTAELTRLGYTLKHVANLLWLVIEDANKTNPLVAHTLDRIGVPYEYMVAPMPEKYKQTKRAKPRGVSNRNRGLQYLRQHATEGVLYFADDDNTYDISIFEQMRYINKVAMWPVGLVTKTGVSSPIIQNGKLVGFYDGWIGGRKYPVDMAGFAVSVKFLKERPKAEMPFKPGYEEDGFLRSLAPLDNSEIELLADECRDVLTWHTQTKKNAPAQALNRTRYRDTNLEFIDKLLVRP
- the LOC6507875 gene encoding inactive ubiquitin carboxyl-terminal hydrolase MINDY-4B; protein product: MNKDFITQGGTPITAELATDIRNLVFGTSAIPMRAEWLQTSFVFGAPKEELAYGLRSPRNATRGLLSVVQGFVLKYLLFARKTSRAASMTDPLLATAEMQREALFCALLEILRTISDKGKVTIVLPSEDEVFVDHNACYFHDSVTEKLYVFNLSPNEELEFFLKRNFKYFTEEETPGTLLFLYSAVLTRSMGKVRTDLDSSKGTPLTSSNHEEGSLMIVTLLLTGRATPYIHNGVINVGDESSYAVPQYGVLKRCMIGLLLWDIESASAAVNQSRQPGSRLKTPNYPIWITSCTGHYGVIFNKNPDLLRNYHAESRFDVNYYSCSGHQIQMTIDNRTYNEQALVMLERQPITPESTSMSGKPAKDAETLVVGVAPATGSGGGAAAGGGVGGASGGVGGAASGASGGNDVVAKEESTLNTPLQRLIHTKWEEATISFHVQPSMLSYLFSTTQ